In a single window of the Agrobacterium vitis genome:
- the uxaC gene encoding glucuronate isomerase: protein MLHPDRLFPLDPAARTLARTLYDTVRDLPIVSPHGHTDPRWFAENEAFPDPAQLFVVPDHYVFRMLYSQGIDLTALGVPRVDGGMTETDGRKIWRLFAENFHLFRATPSRMWLDHAFEDVFGLTTRLSAKTADQTYDHIADCLTKPEFRPRALFERFNIEVIATTESPLDELKWHEAIRASGWNGRVVTAYRPDPVVDPQFEGFTTNIERFGQLANVDATSWSGYLEAHRNRRAFFKSYGATSSDHGHPTARTEDLPQDQAKALFDKALTGRITPEEADAFRGHMLTEMARMSLEDGLVLQIHPGSYRNHSSGIMAKHGRDKGFDIPTRTDYVRALKPLLDAVGMEKDLTVILFTLDETSYSRELAPLAGAYPALKLGPAWWFFDSPDGMRRFRETTTETAGFYNTVGFNDDTRAFCSIPARHDVARRVDCAYLSELVLTGRLEEDEAFELASDLAYGLAKKAYRL, encoded by the coding sequence TTGCTTCATCCAGACAGGCTTTTTCCCCTTGACCCCGCAGCACGCACGCTGGCGCGCACGCTTTATGACACGGTCCGTGACCTGCCCATCGTCAGTCCGCATGGTCATACCGACCCGCGCTGGTTTGCGGAAAATGAAGCTTTTCCCGATCCGGCCCAGCTTTTCGTGGTGCCGGACCATTATGTGTTTCGCATGCTCTATTCCCAGGGTATCGACCTCACGGCGCTTGGCGTGCCGCGTGTCGATGGCGGCATGACGGAAACCGATGGCCGCAAGATCTGGCGGCTGTTTGCCGAAAACTTCCACCTGTTTCGCGCCACGCCGAGCCGCATGTGGCTGGACCATGCCTTCGAAGACGTATTCGGACTGACCACAAGGCTTTCAGCCAAAACGGCGGACCAGACCTATGACCATATCGCCGATTGCCTGACAAAACCGGAATTTCGCCCCCGCGCCCTGTTCGAGCGCTTCAACATCGAAGTGATCGCCACCACGGAAAGTCCGCTGGACGAGTTGAAATGGCATGAGGCGATCCGCGCCTCCGGCTGGAATGGCCGCGTCGTCACCGCCTATCGACCCGATCCGGTGGTCGATCCGCAGTTTGAAGGTTTTACCACCAATATCGAGCGGTTCGGGCAATTGGCTAATGTCGATGCCACCAGTTGGAGCGGCTATCTGGAAGCGCATCGCAACCGCCGTGCCTTCTTCAAATCTTATGGTGCCACCAGTTCCGACCATGGCCATCCCACGGCCCGCACCGAGGATCTGCCACAGGATCAGGCCAAGGCGCTGTTCGATAAGGCACTGACCGGGCGGATCACCCCCGAAGAAGCTGATGCCTTCCGAGGTCATATGCTGACGGAAATGGCCAGGATGAGCCTGGAAGACGGGCTGGTGCTGCAAATCCATCCCGGTTCCTACCGCAACCATTCCTCAGGCATCATGGCAAAACATGGCCGCGACAAGGGCTTCGATATCCCGACCCGCACCGATTACGTCCGCGCCTTGAAGCCACTTCTGGATGCGGTCGGCATGGAAAAGGATCTGACGGTCATTCTCTTCACGCTGGACGAAACCAGCTATTCACGCGAGCTGGCGCCGTTGGCAGGTGCCTATCCGGCCCTGAAGCTCGGCCCCGCCTGGTGGTTCTTCGACAGCCCTGATGGCATGCGCCGCTTCCGCGAAACCACCACAGAGACCGCCGGTTTCTACAATACCGTCGGCTTCAACGACGATACCCGCGCCTTCTGCTCCATCCCGGCCCGCCATGATGTGGCCCGGCGGGTGGACTGCGCCTATCTGTCCGAACTGGTGCTGACGGGCCGTCTGGAGGAGGACGAAGCCTTTGAGCTGGCA
- a CDS encoding dipeptidase, with the protein MQLVFDGHNDVLLRLWRAHAAGVDPVRQFIDGTREGHIDAPRARRGGLGGGLCAIYIPSDGEFVLTEPDDKGHYNTPVDKPLARASSLDIALQMAAIALRLERAGGWRLCRSTSDIRAAMADGTFAAVLHMEGCEAIDADLAALEVFHQAGLRTLGPVWSRPNIFGHGVPFAFPMSPDTGPGLTTLGFELVKACDRLGIALDLAHITEKGFWDVAKTSDKPLIASHSNAHALTPVARNLTDRQMDAIRERKGIAGLNYAVTMLRADARDFAETPLSDMVRHIDYMVERMGIDCVGLGSDFDGCTVPGAIGDASGNQRLLEALQSAGYGDADIAKIAHENWLRVLGTAWGE; encoded by the coding sequence ATGCAATTGGTTTTCGACGGGCATAATGATGTCCTCCTGCGCTTGTGGAGGGCTCATGCAGCGGGCGTCGATCCGGTGCGGCAATTCATCGATGGCACACGGGAAGGTCATATCGATGCGCCACGCGCCCGCCGTGGCGGGCTTGGTGGCGGTCTCTGCGCGATTTATATTCCCTCCGATGGCGAGTTCGTGCTGACCGAGCCGGATGACAAGGGCCATTACAATACCCCTGTCGATAAGCCCTTGGCGCGGGCATCCTCACTCGATATCGCCTTGCAGATGGCGGCCATTGCGCTGCGGCTCGAGCGGGCTGGCGGCTGGCGGCTGTGCCGCTCGACATCGGATATTCGCGCTGCCATGGCCGACGGCACCTTTGCCGCCGTGCTGCATATGGAAGGCTGCGAGGCCATCGATGCCGATCTGGCAGCCCTTGAAGTGTTTCACCAGGCAGGCCTGCGCACGCTCGGCCCGGTCTGGAGCCGCCCGAATATTTTCGGCCATGGGGTTCCCTTCGCTTTTCCGATGTCGCCGGATACAGGGCCGGGCCTGACGACGCTTGGTTTTGAACTTGTGAAAGCCTGCGACCGGCTGGGCATTGCCCTCGACCTTGCCCATATCACCGAAAAGGGCTTCTGGGACGTGGCGAAAACCTCCGATAAGCCATTGATCGCCAGCCATTCCAATGCGCATGCGCTGACGCCGGTGGCCCGTAACCTGACGGATCGGCAGATGGACGCGATCCGCGAGCGCAAGGGCATTGCCGGTCTCAACTACGCGGTGACCATGCTGCGCGCCGACGCCCGCGATTTTGCCGAGACCCCGCTGTCAGATATGGTGCGCCATATCGATTACATGGTGGAACGCATGGGCATCGATTGCGTCGGCCTTGGCTCCGATTTCGATGGTTGTACCGTGCCCGGTGCAATCGGCGATGCCAGTGGTAACCAGAGGTTGCTTGAAGCGTTGCAATCGGCTGGATACGGTGATGCAGATATTGCTAAGATTGCCCATGAAAACTGGCTGCGTGTGCTGGGGACGGCCTGGGGCGAGTAA
- a CDS encoding sugar kinase gives MSSRRILTIGECMVEMAPREDGAYHRNFAGDTFNTAWYLRRLLGADDVVDYCSAIGVDGISQAMLAFMQAAGIGTGHLRRLEDATVGLYMIELANGERSFSYWRGQSAAKRLADDRQFLLEAVRGRDLILFSGITLAILSPAGRQQLLEVLAQARDAGSLIAFDPNMRARLWPDRDSMCNAVSEAAKVADIVLPSFDEDGPNFNDANPDATIIRYRKAGALTVVVKNGAGRVHAFDATQGPVTFDPVPVADLVDTTAAGDSFNAGFLSARLSGVAMAEALAQGAAVSGQVIRKRGALVEIENIPENIVVR, from the coding sequence ATGAGCAGCAGACGGATTTTGACCATCGGCGAATGCATGGTGGAAATGGCACCACGCGAAGACGGTGCCTATCATCGCAATTTCGCTGGCGATACGTTTAACACCGCCTGGTATCTGCGCCGCCTTCTGGGCGCAGACGATGTAGTGGATTATTGCTCGGCCATTGGTGTCGATGGCATTTCGCAGGCCATGCTCGCCTTCATGCAGGCGGCGGGAATTGGCACGGGGCATTTGCGCCGTCTGGAGGATGCGACGGTCGGGCTTTATATGATCGAGCTTGCCAATGGCGAGCGCAGTTTCAGCTATTGGCGCGGCCAATCCGCCGCCAAGCGTTTAGCAGACGATCGTCAGTTTCTTTTAGAGGCTGTACGGGGCCGCGATCTCATCCTGTTTTCCGGCATTACCCTCGCCATCCTGTCCCCGGCGGGCCGTCAGCAATTGCTGGAGGTTCTGGCGCAGGCACGCGATGCCGGCAGCCTGATCGCCTTCGATCCCAATATGCGCGCCCGGCTTTGGCCGGACCGTGACAGCATGTGTAATGCGGTGTCAGAGGCGGCCAAGGTTGCCGATATCGTCCTGCCGTCCTTTGACGAGGATGGGCCGAATTTCAACGATGCTAACCCGGATGCCACGATTATCCGATACCGAAAAGCAGGTGCGTTAACCGTGGTGGTCAAGAATGGCGCTGGCCGTGTTCATGCCTTTGACGCCACGCAAGGGCCAGTGACATTCGATCCCGTGCCGGTCGCGGATCTCGTGGATACGACAGCGGCTGGCGACAGTTTCAATGCCGGCTTCCTGTCGGCCCGTCTTTCGGGTGTGGCGATGGCCGAGGCGTTGGCGCAGGGGGCTGCCGTTTCCGGCCAGGTGATCCGCAAGCGAGGCGCCCTGGTGGAGATCGAAAATATCCCTGAAAACATCGTTGTCCGATAG
- a CDS encoding GntR family transcriptional regulator: MIDTVNVRTLDVQRQPSVTEQVFELLYRQVVELELPPGAKLSEVDVAKQMGVSRQPVRDAFYRLSQQGFLMIRPQRATVVTHISERGVLQARFIRTALEMETVRAAADRLSKEQIEALDELVQRQIKAMDAGDKMLFHELDDEFHRQICKMSGHEFAWALIRDSKAHMDRIRYLSLSFGAQSAIDDHIDIMAALKARDGERAAAGMRVHLSRILSIISRIRESHGQYFATE, encoded by the coding sequence ATGATTGATACGGTCAATGTGCGCACGCTGGACGTTCAGCGGCAACCTTCGGTCACCGAGCAGGTCTTCGAGCTGTTATATCGGCAGGTGGTTGAACTGGAGCTGCCGCCGGGGGCAAAATTGTCGGAAGTGGATGTTGCCAAGCAGATGGGCGTGTCTCGCCAACCGGTGCGCGATGCCTTCTATCGCCTGTCCCAGCAGGGGTTCCTGATGATCCGCCCGCAACGGGCAACCGTGGTAACGCATATTTCCGAACGTGGGGTTTTGCAGGCCCGCTTCATCCGCACGGCACTGGAAATGGAAACCGTGCGGGCCGCCGCCGATCGGTTGAGCAAGGAGCAGATCGAGGCGCTTGACGAACTGGTCCAGCGGCAGATCAAGGCCATGGACGCTGGCGACAAGATGCTGTTTCACGAGCTGGACGACGAATTTCACCGGCAGATCTGCAAGATGTCGGGCCATGAATTCGCCTGGGCGCTGATCCGCGACAGCAAGGCGCATATGGACCGGATCCGTTATCTCAGCCTGTCCTTTGGCGCACAAAGCGCAATCGACGATCACATCGATATCATGGCCGCCCTCAAGGCGCGTGATGGTGAGCGGGCAGCGGCAGGCATGCGTGTGCATCTGTCGCGCATCCTGTCGATCATCAGCCGGATCAGGGAAAGCCACGGCCAGTATTTCGCGACCGAATGA